A DNA window from Paralichthys olivaceus isolate ysfri-2021 chromosome 3, ASM2471397v2, whole genome shotgun sequence contains the following coding sequences:
- the LOC109640232 gene encoding methylcrotonoyl-CoA carboxylase beta chain, mitochondrial, whose protein sequence is MYRCMTRLTEQRWKCSVRCMSSVAKRRKSLHSAFPVLDLPLQPIHQHVYEANLRNSSACYKKFIELSEKVRKGGGENAIARHTKRNKKLLVRDRLRLLLDDEDFLELSPFAGLGLPYGDIPSAGCLTGIGRICGLWCVFIANDATVKGGTAYPITVKKQLRAQEVAIQNRLPCVYLVDSGGAFLPLQSEIFPDKNQGGRTFYNEAIMSAMKIPQVSVVCGSCTAGGAYIPTMAEEAVMVHRIGTIFLGGPPLVKAATGEEVSPEDLGGAKLHAEVSGCVDHFAWDEKEAYDHTRNIVSTLNFQLPEEEEEEDEEKMKKRKAEEEPLYSSEDLLGLAPLSYNHSLDVKMVISRLTDGSCFQEFKARFGTTLITGFAKIHGHLVGIVANNGELSYQAALKGSHFIQICDQRDVPLLFLQNTAPTAALTLSTTQAEMNSNRLKAQGSMLSAVACASVPKITVVIGGCHGADSYAMCGRAFDPNFLFLWPNARVSMVAPGHSGSLLPPDSEQEEEQRKKQEDDLNRRLEEESSAFFSSGRLWDDGVILPQDTRKVLRDCLDIIRQQRYQLSTEKVQSPLLRM, encoded by the exons ATGTACCGCTGCATGACGAG GTTGACTGAGCAGCGTTGGAAGTGCTCAGTTCGTTGTATGAGCTCTGTAGCGAAGAGGAGGAAATCTCTGCACAGTGCCTTCCCAGTGCTGGATCTCCCCCTGCAGCCCATCCACCAACATGTATATGAAGCTAACCTCCGCAACAGCAGCGCCTGTTACAAGAA GTTCATCGAGTTGAGTGAGAAGGTGAGGAAAGGTGGAGGGGAGAATGCCATTGCTAGgcacacaaaaagaaacaagaagctACTGGTCAGGGATCGTCTGCGCCTCCTGCTGGATGATGAAGATTTTCTAGAGCTGTCACCATTCGCGGGTCTGGGTCTGCCTTACGGGGACATCCCATCAGCCGGCTGTCTGACTG GTATCGGCAGGATCTGTGGTCTGTGGTGTGTGTTCATTGCCAACGATGCCACAGTGAAAGGCGGCACAGCGTATCCAATCACAGTGAAGAAGCAACTAAGAGCGCAAGAAGTGGCCATTCAGAACCGCCTGCCTTGTGTTTACCTGGTCGACTCTGGAGGAGCTTTCCTGCCACTGcag TCAGAGATCTTTCCGGATAAGAACCAGGGAGGAAGAACTTTCTATAATGAAGCCATCATGTCTGCCATGAAGATCCCACAG GTGTCAGTGGTGTGTGGGTCATGCACAGCGGGTGGAGCTTACATCCCCACTATGGCAGAAGAGGCAGTGATGGTGCACCGGATAGGGACGATATTCCTGGGAGGACCTCCGCTTGTCAAGGCCGCCACAGGAGAGGAAGTGTCACCAGAAGATCTGGGAGGAGCCAAGCTTCATGCTGA AGTGAGTGGCTGCGTGGATCATTTTGCCTGGGATGAAAAGGAGGCGTACGATCATACCAGAAATATAGTTTCCACCCTCAATTTCCAGctgcctgaggaggaggaggaggaggatgaggagaagatgaagaagaggaaagcagaggaggagccaCTGTACAGTTCAGAGGATCTTCTGGGTCTCGCTCCACTGAGTTATAACCATAGTCTGGATGTTAAAATG GTCATCAGTCGGCTGACAGATGGGAGCTGCTTCCAGGAGTTTAAAGCTCGTTTTGGAACCACTCTGATAACTGGCTTTGCAAAGATACATGG CCACCTGGTGGGAATAGTAGCCAACAACGGAGAGCTGTCGTACCAGGCTGCCCTGAAAGGAAGTCATTTTATTCAGATATGTGACCAGAGGGACGtcccactcctcttcctccagaaCACAGCGCCCACAGCAGCACTAACTCTCTCCACGACACAG GCGGAGATGAACAGTAACCGTCTGAAGGCTCAGGGTTCGATGCTGTCAGCAGTAGCGTGCGCCTCCGTCCCCAAAATCACTGTGGTGATTGGTGGTTGCCACGGCGCTGACAGCTACGCCATG TGTGGACGGGCCTTTGACCCTAATTTCCTGTTCCTGTGGCCCAACGCCAGAGTGTCGATGGTGGCTCCGGGTCATTCTGGCTCTCTGCTTCCCCCCGACagtgagcaggaggaagagcagaggaagaagcaggaggACGACTTGAATCGGCGATTGGAGGAAGAGAGTTcagctttcttctcctctgggcGGCTCTGGGACGATGGAGTCATTCTGCCTCAGGACACCAGGAAG GTTCTCAGAGACTGTCTGGACATCATTCGACAGCAGCGTTATCAGCTTTCTACAGAAAAAGTGCAGTCACCACTGCTACGCATGTAG
- the LOC109640235 gene encoding retinal Mueller cells isomerohydrolase-like produces MAGRVEHPAAGYRKIFETVEELNEPIPAKITGVIPSWLGGSLLRMGPGLFEIGGEPLNHLFDGQALMHKFDLEDGEVTYYRKFIRTDAYVRAMTENRVVITEFGTAAYPDPCKNIFSRFFTYFRGIEVTDNCMVNVYPIGEDFYAVTESNYITKVDPDSLETLKKVDLCKYLSVNGLTAHPHTDPDGTVYNIGNCFGKNMSLAYNIVKIPPAQSDKSDPIERSQVLVQLPSSERLKPSYVHSFGLTDNYLVFVEQPVKINLLKFLSAWSIRGASYMDCFESNESLGTWFHLATKDPAGYMSSHKFRTSAFNIFHHINAYEDEGFIVVDLCTWKGHDFVYNYLYMANLKQEWEEVKKAAIRAPQPEVRRYVLPLDLHREEQGKNLVSLSYTTATAVLNSDGTVWLEPEVLFSGPRLAFEFPQINYSLCRGKKYSFAYGMGLNHFIPDRIVKLNVQTKETWVWQEDECYPSEPLFVPTPGATEEDDGVLLSIVVKPGAERPGILLVLDAMNLSELARAEVDTIIPVTLHGTYRPGRQPSSSSEEDTS; encoded by the exons ATGGCCGGTCG agtgGAGCATCCCGCTGCAGGCTACAGGAAGATCTTTGAGacggtggaggagctgaatgaACCAATACCTGCAAAGAtcactg gtgttatACCATCATGGCTGGGGGGAAGTCTCCTCAGGATGGGTCCGGGTCTTTTCGAGATCGGGGGGGAACCCCTCAACCACCTGTTTGATGGACAGGCTCTGATGCACAAGTTTGACCTGGAGGACGGAGAGGTGACCTACTACAGGAA GTTCATCAGGACGGACGCGTACGTTCGTGCTATGACTGAAAACAGAGTGGTCATCACAGAGTTCGGAACAGCAGCCTACCCCGACCCCTGTAAGAACATCTTCTCCAG ATTCTTTACTTACTTCAGAGGCATTGAAGTGACTGATAACTGTATGGTGAACGTTTATCCAATCGGCGAAGACTTCTACGCCGTCACAGAGTCCAACTACATCACCAAGGTCGACCCCGATTCGCTGGAGACGCTGAAGAAG GTGGACCTCTGTAAGTACCTGTCGGTGAACGGGCTGACGGCGCACCCCCACACTGACCCGGACGGAACCGTCTACAACATCGGAAACTGTTTTGGCAAGAACATGAGTCTGGCCTATAACATCGTCAAGATCCCGCCTGCTCAGAGCG ACAAGTCAGATCCCATAGAGAGATCCCAGGTGCTGGTTCAGCTTCCCAGCAGCGAGAGGTTGAAGCCCTCCTACGTTCACAG CTTCGGTTTGACGGACAACTACCTAGTGTTTGTGGAGCAGCCGGTGAAAATCAACCTGCTCAAGTTCCTGTCGGCGTGGAGCATCAGAGGAGCCTCGTACATGGACTGCTTCGAGTCCAACGAGAGCCTGGGG ACATGGTTCCACCTGGCCACCAAAGACCCTGCAGGTTACATGAGCAGCCACAAGTTCAGAACGTCGGCTTTCAACATCTTCCACCACATCAACGCCTACGAGGACGAGGGCTTCATCGTTGTCGACCTCTGCACGTGGAAGGG TCATGACTTTGTGTATAACTACCTGTACATGGCCAACCTGAAGcaggagtgggaggaggtgaagaaagcaGCGATCAGAGCTCCTCAGCCTGAGGTCAGACGATACGTACTGCCACTGGATTTACACaga gaggagcaggggaagAATCTGGTGTCTCTGTCCTACACCACAGCTACTGCTGTTCTGAACAGTGATGGAACCGTCTGGCTCGAACCTGAAGTTCTGTTTTCTGGACCAAGACTag CCTTTGAGTTTCCACAGATTAACTACTCTCTGTGTCGGGGGAAGAAATATTCCTTCGCCTACGGAATGGGGCTCAACCACTTCATCCCTGACAGG ATCGTCAAACTGAACGTTCAGACCAAAGAGACGTGGGTGTGGCAGGAGGACGAGTGTTACCCGTCAGAGCCACTGTTCGTACCGACACctggagccacagaggaggacgacg GTGTGCTGCTGAGCATCGTGGTGAAGCCCGGCGCAGAAAGACCAGGTATCCTGTTGGTGCTGGACGCCATGAATCTGAGTGAGCTGGCGAGGGCGGAGGTCGACACCATCATCCCCGTGACTCTGCACGGGACGTACAGACCAGGACGTCAGCCCTCATCCTCATCCGAAGAAGACACATCATAG